The Gemmatimonadaceae bacterium genome has a segment encoding these proteins:
- a CDS encoding site-2 protease family protein, giving the protein MAAPVLLFSVIAHEYAHGYAALKQGDTTALSLGRLTWNPVKHIDPFMTVILPLVLAISSKGQIILGGAKPVPVNPRNYRNFKRGDIIVSLAGVTANLVIALAAVIVFIVAGLLGRGLSGLETTLAIMQAMMVTAVRINLLLLAFNLIPIPPLDGSHVVKYLLPLRLAVWYQQVGRYGIVILVLLLSFGGTLLNTWLAPAFSFGELLLRLADPYKLPSLSLWLA; this is encoded by the coding sequence ATGGCTGCGCCGGTGCTGCTGTTCTCGGTCATCGCGCACGAGTACGCACACGGCTACGCGGCACTCAAACAGGGGGACACCACCGCCCTGAGCCTCGGTCGTCTCACTTGGAATCCGGTCAAGCACATCGACCCGTTCATGACGGTGATTCTGCCGCTCGTGCTCGCGATCTCGAGCAAGGGGCAGATCATTCTCGGCGGCGCGAAACCGGTCCCCGTGAATCCGCGCAACTATCGGAATTTCAAGCGCGGCGACATCATCGTCTCGCTCGCGGGCGTCACCGCGAACCTGGTCATCGCGCTCGCCGCGGTCATCGTCTTCATCGTCGCCGGATTGCTTGGACGCGGATTGTCGGGATTGGAGACGACGCTCGCCATCATGCAAGCAATGATGGTCACCGCGGTCCGCATCAACCTGCTGTTGCTCGCCTTCAACTTGATTCCCATTCCGCCGCTCGACGGATCGCACGTCGTGAAATACCTGCTGCCGCTTCGCCTGGCGGTGTGGTATCAACAGGTCGGCCGCTACGGCATCGTCATTCTCGTGCTGTTGCTCAGTTTCGGTGGTACGCTTCTCAACACCTGGCTCGCTCCTGCGTTTTCATTCGGCGAGCTGCTGCTTCGTCTCGCCGATCCGTACAAGCTGCCGTCGCTTTCCCTCTGGCTAGCCTGA
- a CDS encoding segregation/condensation protein A translates to MTSTPTYVPETFAPSASAAAATLEAGGGFIVELSSFSGPLDLLLSLIREEQLDIYDIPIARICEQFVVRIRTLGLNEAAEYLEMAARLLRIKAQMLLPRGDEEQWEDPRAELVRRLLEYQQMREVVDLLERRGEERRNQFSRAYLPQAPVAAQAPLALSLAELLAAVDRVLRTVARPDMHEVIPRALDIPGAILVIRSVLALKARIRWTQLVQRGAEPWQILSTLLGLLELAKLGELRVDQPRPFADVEISRDAASEAA, encoded by the coding sequence GTGACCTCCACACCCACTTACGTGCCGGAAACGTTCGCTCCCTCTGCAAGCGCCGCGGCCGCGACCCTCGAGGCGGGCGGAGGCTTCATCGTCGAGCTGTCGTCGTTCTCGGGTCCTCTCGACCTGCTGCTCTCGCTCATTCGCGAAGAGCAGCTCGATATCTACGACATCCCGATCGCGCGCATCTGCGAGCAGTTCGTCGTACGCATTCGCACTCTCGGGCTCAACGAGGCGGCGGAATACCTCGAGATGGCCGCGCGACTCCTGCGCATCAAGGCGCAGATGCTCCTCCCGCGCGGCGACGAGGAGCAGTGGGAGGATCCGCGCGCCGAGCTCGTACGACGCCTGCTCGAGTATCAACAGATGCGCGAGGTCGTCGACCTTCTCGAGCGGCGCGGCGAGGAGCGGCGCAATCAGTTCTCACGCGCATATCTGCCGCAGGCGCCGGTCGCCGCGCAGGCGCCGCTCGCGCTCTCGCTCGCCGAATTGCTCGCCGCGGTGGACCGCGTGCTGCGCACGGTCGCGCGTCCTGACATGCACGAAGTCATTCCGCGCGCCCTCGACATTCCCGGAGCGATCCTGGTCATTCGCTCGGTGCTGGCGCTGAAAGCGCGCATCCGTTGGACGCAGCTCGTCCAGCGCGGCGCCGAACCTTGGCAAATCCTCTCGACCCTCCTCGGTCTTCTCGAGCTCGCCAAACTCGGCGAGTTGCGGGTCGACCAGCCCCGACCTTTCGCCGACGTGGAGATCTCACGTGACGCCGCTAGCGAAGCTGCTTGA
- the scpB gene encoding SMC-Scp complex subunit ScpB, translating into MTPLAKLLEAALFASARPIATEELAVLEPDASPAELQAALEELRERYDVDGHGVELQELGGGWQILTRAEYTEAIERAQLAARPARLSGAALETLAIIAYRQPISRLEIEEIRGVMVGSVLKSLHERGLIDVTGRGEGLGRPLLYGTTPVFLEYFGLRHLEELPRGDELAIALRAPDRADAPTAPPVVDRMEPADRVVDVPSVRADTTAEEPRPESADIADAPALADAGV; encoded by the coding sequence GTGACGCCGCTAGCGAAGCTGCTTGAGGCCGCGCTGTTCGCCAGCGCCAGACCGATCGCGACCGAAGAGCTCGCCGTTCTCGAGCCCGACGCATCGCCCGCCGAATTGCAGGCCGCGCTCGAGGAACTGCGCGAGCGCTACGACGTCGACGGCCACGGCGTCGAGCTCCAGGAGCTCGGCGGCGGCTGGCAAATCCTCACGCGCGCCGAATACACCGAGGCCATCGAGCGCGCGCAGTTGGCGGCGCGCCCGGCTCGTCTCTCGGGCGCGGCGCTCGAGACGCTCGCGATCATCGCGTACCGACAGCCGATCTCGCGCCTCGAGATCGAGGAGATTCGCGGCGTGATGGTGGGCAGCGTTCTCAAGTCGCTCCATGAGCGCGGTCTCATCGATGTCACGGGCCGTGGCGAAGGACTGGGACGTCCGCTCCTTTACGGAACGACGCCCGTTTTCCTCGAGTACTTCGGGCTGCGCCACCTCGAAGAGCTGCCGCGCGGCGACGAGTTGGCGATCGCACTGCGCGCGCCGGATCGTGCCGATGCACCCACGGCGCCCCCTGTCGTGGATCGCATGGAGCCCGCGGATCGCGTCGTCGACGTTCCGTCGGTGCGCGCCGATACGACGGCCGAGGAGCCGCGACCCGAGTCGGCGGACATCGCCGACGCCCCCGCTCTCGCGGACGCGGGCGTGTAG
- a CDS encoding pseudouridine synthase, protein MTETMRIQRALARAGVASRRKAEELIAAGRVRVNGEVARTGQIVDPSRDEIVVDGRTVEAPRSTVWYALNKPAGVMTTRSDPDGRRTVFELVPDVRGLTYVGRLDYLTEGLLLLTTDGEAAHRLSHPKGEIERTYVATVTGKGDEAARVARAGVMLDDGPVHPKRIVATNVGRDRWDLEVTITEGRKREVRRLCTALGLGVERLVRTRFGPISLGNLPSGAVRELTAAEREALGAMGPTPSGGTQGGAPSSKPGVGRQGRPRRRLSK, encoded by the coding sequence GTGACGGAGACGATGCGCATCCAGCGCGCGCTCGCTCGCGCCGGAGTCGCGTCGCGGAGGAAAGCCGAGGAGTTGATCGCCGCCGGGCGCGTGCGTGTGAACGGAGAGGTCGCGCGCACCGGCCAGATCGTCGATCCCTCGCGCGACGAGATCGTCGTGGACGGACGGACCGTCGAGGCTCCGCGCAGCACCGTCTGGTACGCGCTCAACAAGCCGGCGGGGGTGATGACGACGCGCTCCGATCCGGACGGGCGTCGGACCGTCTTCGAGCTCGTCCCCGACGTGCGCGGGCTCACGTACGTCGGCCGCCTCGACTACCTCACGGAAGGGCTCCTCCTGCTCACGACGGATGGCGAAGCGGCGCACCGGCTGTCGCATCCGAAGGGAGAAATCGAGCGGACCTACGTCGCGACGGTGACCGGCAAGGGCGACGAAGCGGCGCGAGTTGCACGCGCCGGTGTGATGCTCGACGACGGGCCCGTGCATCCCAAGCGTATTGTCGCCACCAACGTCGGACGCGACCGCTGGGACCTCGAGGTGACGATCACCGAGGGCCGAAAGCGCGAGGTCCGTCGTTTGTGCACGGCGCTCGGCCTCGGCGTCGAACGGCTGGTGCGAACCCGGTTCGGTCCGATTTCCCTCGGGAACCTGCCGTCGGGTGCGGTGCGCGAGCTCACAGCCGCCGAGCGCGAAGCACTGGGAGCGATGGGGCCGACACCGAGTGGCGGGACGCAGGGGGGGGCACCGTCGTCAAAACCCGGGGTAGGACGGCAGGGCCGACCTCGTCGTCGGTTGTCCAAATGA
- a CDS encoding MoxR family ATPase, giving the protein MATQVSNAADSRLVQDVARQVAKRVVGQEYMVDRLLISILTGGHVLLEGVPGLAKTLTVRTLAETIDTTFHRIQFTPDLLPADVLGTQVYDQSTGQFSVKRGPIFANIILADEINRAPAKVQAALLEAMQEKQVTIGGTTFKLEEPFLVLATQNPIEQEGTYQLPEAQVDRFMLKLRVGYPSRDEEKEIMRRMAGGEPIDVDAVAQPDQILDARRRIADLYMDDRIMDYIVDIVLATREPAAAGLPDLVPLIEFGASPRATIALAQASRAHAFLRGRAFVTPDDVKAIGPDVLRHRVLTTYEAEAEDVTSDQIVQRVLAKIESP; this is encoded by the coding sequence GTGGCCACTCAGGTATCCAACGCGGCGGATTCTCGACTCGTCCAGGACGTCGCCCGCCAAGTCGCCAAACGCGTCGTCGGCCAGGAGTACATGGTCGACCGACTGCTGATCAGCATTCTTACCGGCGGACACGTGCTGCTCGAGGGCGTGCCCGGACTTGCCAAGACGCTCACGGTCCGGACGCTCGCCGAGACGATTGATACGACGTTCCACCGCATTCAGTTCACTCCGGACTTGCTTCCGGCGGACGTGCTCGGCACGCAGGTGTACGACCAGTCCACGGGGCAGTTCTCGGTGAAGCGCGGGCCGATCTTCGCGAACATCATCCTCGCCGACGAAATCAACCGCGCACCGGCCAAGGTGCAGGCGGCGCTGCTCGAGGCGATGCAGGAAAAGCAGGTGACGATCGGCGGCACGACGTTCAAGCTCGAGGAGCCGTTCCTCGTGCTCGCGACGCAGAATCCGATCGAGCAGGAGGGCACCTACCAGCTGCCCGAAGCGCAGGTCGACCGGTTCATGCTCAAGCTGCGCGTCGGTTATCCGTCGCGCGACGAAGAGAAGGAGATCATGCGGCGTATGGCGGGCGGCGAGCCGATCGACGTCGACGCCGTCGCGCAGCCGGACCAGATCCTCGATGCGCGGCGCCGCATCGCCGACCTGTACATGGACGACCGCATCATGGACTACATCGTCGACATCGTGCTCGCCACGCGCGAGCCGGCGGCGGCGGGACTTCCCGACCTCGTACCGCTGATCGAGTTCGGCGCGAGCCCCCGCGCGACGATCGCGCTCGCCCAGGCGTCGCGAGCGCACGCGTTTCTGCGCGGCCGCGCCTTCGTGACGCCGGACGACGTGAAGGCCATCGGTCCGGACGTGTTGCGTCACCGCGTCCTCACGACGTACGAAGCCGAGGCCGAAGACGTGACGAGCGATCAGATCGTGCAGCGCGTTCTCGCGAAGATCGAGAGCCCGTGA
- a CDS encoding DUF58 domain-containing protein — MAFSLFRRSKPAPIPPPRRSGSFAVATTSGAAPAVPAEVLRQVKLLELRTRGLVNSLFTGEYRSVFKGQGMEFSEVREYQAGDEVRSIDWNVTARMQRPYVKRYIEERELTVMLAVDVSGSERFGTRRRFKSEVASELAAVLTMSAIRNNDRVGGLMFTDRIEHVVPPRKGRRHALRLIRDILAFTPQGRGTDIAGATEYLNKMLSHKAIIFLVSDFLGEQIERPLKLLAQRHDLVAVTVEDPSEKTLPDVGLARFIDPETGATLDVDTSNLAVRQRFNTAVAEESDRRKHLLRRLAIDEIAVRTDRGIMEPLLRFFRTRETRVQR, encoded by the coding sequence GTGGCGTTCTCTCTCTTTCGTCGTTCGAAGCCCGCGCCGATTCCGCCGCCGCGGCGCTCCGGGTCGTTCGCCGTCGCGACCACGTCCGGCGCGGCGCCGGCTGTGCCGGCCGAAGTGCTGCGCCAGGTCAAGTTGCTCGAGTTGCGCACGCGCGGCCTTGTGAATTCTTTGTTCACCGGCGAGTACCGATCGGTGTTCAAAGGGCAGGGAATGGAGTTCTCGGAGGTCCGCGAGTACCAAGCGGGCGACGAAGTGCGCAGCATCGACTGGAACGTCACCGCTCGCATGCAGCGGCCGTACGTGAAGCGCTACATCGAAGAGCGCGAGCTGACGGTGATGCTCGCGGTGGACGTGTCCGGCTCCGAGCGGTTCGGTACGCGACGACGCTTCAAGAGCGAGGTCGCGTCGGAGCTCGCCGCGGTGCTCACGATGTCGGCCATCCGCAACAACGACCGCGTCGGTGGGTTGATGTTCACCGACCGCATCGAGCATGTCGTTCCTCCGCGCAAGGGGCGCCGCCACGCGCTTCGCCTCATCCGCGACATCCTCGCGTTCACGCCGCAAGGGCGAGGCACCGACATCGCCGGCGCCACGGAGTATCTGAACAAGATGCTCTCGCACAAAGCGATCATCTTCCTCGTCTCCGATTTCCTCGGCGAACAGATCGAGCGACCGCTCAAGCTGCTCGCGCAGCGCCACGATCTGGTGGCCGTGACCGTCGAGGACCCGAGCGAGAAGACGCTGCCCGACGTCGGTCTGGCGCGATTCATCGACCCGGAAACGGGCGCCACGCTCGACGTGGACACGAGCAATCTCGCGGTGCGCCAGCGCTTCAACACCGCCGTCGCCGAGGAAAGCGATCGGCGGAAGCATCTGCTGCGACGCCTGGCGATTGACGAGATCGCCGTGCGGACGGACCGCGGGATCATGGAACCGTTGCTGCGGTTTTTCCGCACGCGCGAGACGAGGGTTCAACGATGA
- a CDS encoding BatA domain-containing protein — MTSLWRASRARLAAIGSSLIVFSATAVAAQGASSALQVKAAVKVAPDSVRIGDPFRVTIGIRAPSGATIDFPRALDSTGAVQSLDPVNVRTSADTSAVEQYADYRVAAWDVGAQGIRFDDIIVKLGSVTRRVPVTGATIFVKSVLPPDSAKRVPKPPRDLFEVNPFPWWLWALLAAVIIGLILLWWWLKRRRRKAQPIPAIDPFKQAEADFERIERLALLEAGERGRYVTLVIEVLRDYLAARHTRAALSLTSTELQRVARELPTVPESRLGRALTDADLIKFARRAVSTDRARDLGREARAIVAVEHAATPPEAPITTPTPPTTPTPTSPAEAA, encoded by the coding sequence ATGACCTCGTTGTGGCGTGCGTCGCGCGCGCGCTTGGCCGCGATCGGCTCCTCGCTCATCGTGTTCTCGGCGACGGCGGTTGCCGCGCAAGGTGCGTCGAGCGCGCTTCAGGTGAAGGCGGCGGTGAAAGTCGCCCCCGACAGCGTTCGCATCGGTGATCCGTTCCGCGTCACGATCGGCATTCGCGCGCCGTCGGGAGCGACGATCGACTTTCCGCGCGCGCTCGACTCGACCGGCGCCGTGCAGTCGCTCGACCCGGTGAATGTGCGCACCAGCGCCGACACGTCGGCGGTCGAGCAGTACGCGGACTATCGCGTCGCCGCGTGGGACGTGGGCGCGCAGGGCATTCGCTTCGACGACATCATCGTGAAGCTGGGGTCCGTGACGCGTCGCGTTCCCGTGACGGGCGCGACGATCTTCGTGAAAAGCGTGCTGCCGCCGGACAGCGCCAAGCGCGTTCCGAAACCGCCGCGCGACCTGTTCGAGGTGAATCCGTTCCCGTGGTGGCTGTGGGCGCTCCTCGCCGCGGTGATCATCGGGCTCATTCTTCTTTGGTGGTGGTTGAAGCGGCGCCGCCGAAAAGCGCAGCCGATTCCGGCGATCGATCCGTTCAAGCAGGCCGAGGCCGATTTCGAGCGCATCGAAAGACTGGCGTTGCTCGAGGCGGGCGAGCGTGGCCGCTACGTGACGCTCGTGATCGAAGTCCTGCGCGACTATCTCGCGGCGCGCCACACGCGCGCGGCACTATCGCTCACTAGCACGGAGCTGCAGCGCGTCGCGCGCGAGCTCCCGACGGTCCCCGAGTCAAGATTGGGGCGCGCTTTGACCGACGCCGATCTGATCAAGTTCGCGCGTCGCGCCGTGAGCACGGATCGCGCGCGCGATCTGGGCCGCGAGGCGCGAGCCATCGTCGCGGTGGAGCACGCCGCGACCCCGCCCGAAGCTCCAATCACGACGCCGACTCCCCCGACGACGCCAACGCCGACGTCTCCCGCGGAGGCCGCATGA
- a CDS encoding VWA domain-containing protein, with protein sequence MIALGRIQFATPWVLAFLLLLPIWWIIRRRRRPAAIVFSRVPVLAVGPRAGRRTPFFLFLFRNLLLASMIVALSRPRSGSHSENTTSEGINIVLAIDLSSSMLAQDFTPNNRLEVAKDVVKRFIAARSSDRIGVVAFASEALTQVPLTTDYPVVNQAVDNLAAGQLEDGTAIGTAIATAANRLRDAPGRSRVMILLTDGENNRGAIDPRTAAKAAQVFGIKIYTIGVGTEGMAPVPVGRGLFGLRYENRLVRIDEPLLSDIAKTTGGRYYRARDAAALQRIYQEIDQLEREPVRTRAYVRYTELFRWPLYFAALMLFAELMLAARRGPLP encoded by the coding sequence ATGATCGCGCTCGGGAGAATTCAGTTCGCGACGCCGTGGGTGCTGGCGTTTCTCCTGCTGCTGCCGATCTGGTGGATCATTCGGCGACGCCGACGGCCGGCGGCGATCGTCTTTTCGCGCGTGCCGGTGCTGGCGGTCGGGCCACGCGCCGGGCGGCGGACGCCGTTCTTTCTCTTCCTGTTCCGGAATCTGCTGCTGGCGTCCATGATCGTCGCGTTGTCGCGGCCGCGGTCCGGATCGCACTCCGAGAACACCACGAGCGAGGGCATCAACATCGTCCTCGCGATCGACCTCTCGAGCTCGATGCTCGCGCAGGACTTCACGCCGAACAACCGCCTCGAAGTCGCGAAGGACGTCGTGAAGCGGTTCATCGCCGCTCGCTCGAGCGACCGTATCGGCGTCGTCGCGTTCGCGTCCGAGGCGCTCACACAGGTTCCACTCACGACCGACTATCCCGTCGTCAACCAGGCCGTCGACAACCTCGCCGCCGGACAGCTCGAGGACGGGACGGCCATCGGCACGGCGATCGCCACGGCCGCGAACCGGCTGCGCGATGCACCGGGACGGTCGCGCGTGATGATCCTTCTCACCGACGGTGAGAACAACCGGGGCGCGATCGATCCGCGCACGGCCGCCAAGGCGGCGCAGGTGTTCGGCATCAAGATCTACACGATCGGCGTCGGCACCGAAGGAATGGCACCCGTGCCGGTTGGTCGAGGGCTCTTCGGGCTTCGCTACGAGAACCGCCTCGTCCGCATCGACGAGCCGCTCCTCTCCGACATCGCGAAGACCACGGGCGGCCGCTACTATCGCGCGCGCGACGCCGCGGCGTTGCAGCGTATCTACCAGGAGATCGACCAGCTCGAGCGCGAGCCGGTCCGTACCCGCGCGTACGTGCGCTACACCGAGCTCTTTCGCTGGCCGCTGTACTTCGCCGCGCTCATGCTCTTCGCCGAGTTGATGCTTGCCGCACGCCGGGGGCCGCTGCCGTGA
- a CDS encoding VWA domain-containing protein has protein sequence MPDVTFDYPYLLALAAILPLLTIYVLRRAFTQRKARLNRLGSMDVISRIIPPRTLVRPGWRMVRLGVAGGLVGIAAAGPRWGDERTVVRTRGIDMVLALDASLSMLAQDERPSRLERMKEEVRRLRALSPGDRIGLQAFAGRSYVLSPLTIDEGALDLFLDNLDPSVVGQAGTSMARTIHQGVDLLTVTNSGSDRALVVMSDGEAFEPLEDVQAEAKRAAQQGISLVTVGFGTTEGTTIPIKNQDGSTTTKKDENGSTVITNYHPEFLKGAADAAGGTFIPADATDKAARIKSALATLRTKARASLAGESKTPRYQWFLFPALLLLLLDTLLIERRGHRAPRSAAQTAAAAGLLLMVSLNGCARLTRSQQAATAYHHGQYAQAASLYRDAIAAGDKSAEALYNFGTALVAADSNASAVDALRSLTDMKKDELRFRTLFNLGLAHLKPGLAAPSGEQSGELDSTLAIYKKALLMRPTDMDAKWNYELALRQKQKGGGGGGGGGGGGSGAPPQQHSPQPQGGLGQQQAEQLLGSAAREERDVQSKRQKANRQEPPPGGKDW, from the coding sequence ATGCCCGACGTGACGTTCGACTATCCGTACCTGCTCGCCCTCGCGGCGATTCTTCCGCTGCTCACCATCTACGTGCTCCGTCGCGCGTTCACGCAGCGAAAGGCGCGTCTCAACCGCCTCGGCAGCATGGATGTGATTTCGCGCATCATCCCGCCGCGCACGCTGGTGCGGCCGGGTTGGCGCATGGTGCGGCTTGGCGTTGCTGGTGGGTTGGTCGGCATCGCGGCGGCCGGCCCGCGCTGGGGGGACGAGCGGACGGTCGTTCGCACGCGCGGTATCGACATGGTGCTCGCGCTCGACGCGTCGCTCTCGATGCTCGCGCAAGACGAGCGGCCGAGCCGGCTCGAGCGGATGAAGGAAGAAGTCCGACGCCTCCGCGCACTCTCGCCCGGAGATCGCATCGGGCTGCAGGCGTTCGCCGGGCGCAGCTATGTTTTGTCGCCGCTCACGATCGACGAAGGAGCGCTCGACCTTTTCCTCGACAATCTCGACCCGAGCGTCGTGGGGCAGGCGGGGACGTCGATGGCGCGCACCATCCATCAGGGAGTCGATCTCCTCACGGTGACCAACAGTGGCTCGGATCGCGCACTGGTCGTCATGAGCGATGGAGAGGCATTCGAGCCGCTCGAGGACGTTCAGGCGGAAGCCAAGCGGGCGGCGCAGCAGGGCATCAGCCTCGTGACGGTGGGGTTCGGCACGACGGAGGGCACGACGATCCCGATCAAGAATCAAGACGGGTCGACGACCACCAAGAAGGACGAGAACGGCAGCACCGTGATCACCAACTACCATCCGGAATTCTTGAAGGGCGCGGCCGACGCGGCCGGTGGGACGTTCATTCCCGCCGACGCGACGGACAAGGCCGCGCGCATCAAATCGGCGCTCGCTACGCTGAGAACCAAGGCGCGTGCCAGTCTCGCCGGCGAGTCGAAGACGCCACGCTACCAGTGGTTCTTGTTCCCGGCGCTGCTGCTGCTGTTGCTCGACACGCTGCTCATCGAGCGGCGCGGCCACCGTGCTCCTCGCTCGGCAGCGCAAACGGCGGCCGCCGCCGGACTGCTGCTGATGGTCTCGCTCAACGGCTGCGCGCGCCTCACGCGGTCGCAGCAGGCGGCGACGGCCTATCACCACGGGCAGTACGCTCAGGCGGCGTCGCTGTACCGTGACGCTATCGCCGCCGGCGACAAGTCGGCCGAGGCGCTCTACAACTTCGGCACGGCGCTCGTTGCCGCCGACTCGAACGCATCCGCGGTCGACGCGCTTCGCTCGCTCACCGACATGAAGAAAGACGAACTTCGCTTCCGGACTCTGTTCAACCTTGGTCTCGCCCATTTGAAGCCGGGGCTCGCGGCGCCGTCGGGTGAACAGAGCGGCGAGCTCGATTCGACGCTCGCGATCTACAAAAAGGCGTTGCTCATGCGTCCGACCGACATGGACGCAAAGTGGAACTACGAGCTCGCGCTTCGACAGAAACAGAAGGGCGGCGGGGGTGGCGGTGGTGGCGGCGGGGGCGGTTCCGGCGCGCCCCCGCAGCAGCATTCTCCGCAACCGCAGGGCGGTCTCGGACAACAGCAGGCCGAGCAGTTGCTCGGCAGCGCGGCGCGCGAAGAGCGTGACGTGCAGTCCAAGCGGCAGAAGGCGAATCGGCAGGAGCCGCCGCCTGGAGGAAAGGACTGGTGA